AAAATGTTGTTCTTGTATCCTATAAAAAAGAACATGTTTTAAAGTAAGTTCATCAAATCACTTCTTAAACCTTAGGAATACAACAATCCTGTCACAATGTCCTTAAGAATAAGAGATTAACCGTAAGATTATGATAATATCCCATTTTCTCGTATCTGCCTATAATAAGTATATCAATACTGCCATGTTTTGCCGCCGATTTGGAAAACTATCGTCGGAAAATGATAGACGTAAGCGTTGCAAGTAGTTGCAACTGACCAAAAGATTAAAACAATTACCAAATTTTCTAACGAAACTTGGCAATTTTAGGCTAATCGAAATTATAAAAGTCGGTACTTATTACGAGGCCTACTAATATTTTGGTCTAAGATCTACGAATGGCAAAATAAGATTATGGATTTCAAagattgaaaatgaatttttcgataCGTTATCCATGCAGTTCAGTCACAATTTTCGTCTCATTTTAGCCAAACTCTCCGAGAGTCCGAGGTAGAAGCGAGAAAATAAGATACATAAGTCTGTCACTAATATGCAAGTTAAAATCGGAGTTGTATTCccgattttgaaaaactttgaatatttatgggatgaaattttaatatttaaggtaTCATACATGGATGGCTGATCCAGAGTTACAATTATTAACTGCATCCGAACCTTTAAGTTTAGAAGAGGAATatcaaatgcaaaaatcatGGTTAAATGATTTAGATAGTTAAGTATTAACACAACAACATTTTCTTCAAGAACATCTTGATTACATTAAAACTATAGTATAGAATGTTAAGGTAGTTTGGTCGTAAATACACTTTTcttggaaaaaaatgaaattctgtATCACTATTATGAAACGAAATATATTGCCCGCAAAAAAAGTGACgcgcttaaaaaatttttaattttctcaaaatttcaaaaaggtaTATCTCGGCGATTTTGTTTACCCTTGACCcaactaccttaaataatttatgcccatcttttcattattaaataaaaaacttctccACTTTATTTTTCCAGAatgtacatttataatattagaaaaaacaatttatgatGGTACCGGAGATGAAATTGCAGCAATGATTGGTGATACAAATCTTTTCTTTATCGAtccagataataaaaaattagccGAATGTGAAATAATGATTGCAGAGCCAACTGCACGGGGGAAACGTCGTGGCATGGAAGCAAtgtgtttaatgttttattatggtATAGAAATGTTAGGGGTAGAAAcatttcaagcaaaaattgGTTTAGCCAATGAGAAAAgtattaaaatgtttacaaaattagGTTTTACTGAAGTGGGTCgtagt
The Chrysoperla carnea chromosome 4, inChrCarn1.1, whole genome shotgun sequence genome window above contains:
- the LOC123298424 gene encoding N-acetyltransferase 9-like protein → MRLNKDTIINGKNVVLVSYKKEHVLKYHTWMADPELQLLTASEPLSLEEEYQMQKSWLNDLDKCTFIILEKTIYDGTGDEIAAMIGDTNLFFIDPDNKKLAECEIMIAEPTARGKRRGMEAMCLMFYYGIEMLGVETFQAKIGLANEKSIKMFTKLGFTEVGRSEIFKEVTMLRLVDTKWKKWLYEQIPFCKMNIK